A part of Melittangium boletus DSM 14713 genomic DNA contains:
- a CDS encoding J domain-containing protein, translated as MSQPPQNGGGKPATPPPPPAEATQSTPPASPGVAAPLPSASRPTAKIPSVAPSASRPTAKIPSVAPSVSRPTAKIPSVAPAVPSMPSIPAVRPPGTAEGSRPTVSAIPSVAPARASIPGMSPVVPPTAPARPSSGVGLARPPPPPPAALQPPPPPMPAIAPLVPAVAPVAPRVPPAAPPLGPGARPTLEAPAVPPPPPTANKSELDPAQQASLTERCARLDQMDYFEILMVERSVAPGDIKKAFYRESRAYHPDRFFHLSDKELKERVNELYKRVTEAYYVLRDDAKRRQYTADISGPERAQKLRFTESSEAETRAASKRQVEEQIGTHPKGRQFYQTGAADADAGRWASAERNLKMALTYEPANSRYKDKLAEVQKVLLEESRKQGDSFKIR; from the coding sequence ATGTCCCAGCCTCCCCAGAACGGCGGCGGCAAGCCCGCCACGCCTCCGCCCCCTCCGGCCGAGGCCACCCAGTCCACGCCCCCGGCCTCGCCGGGGGTCGCGGCGCCCCTGCCCAGCGCCTCGCGCCCCACGGCGAAGATTCCCTCCGTCGCGCCCAGCGCCTCGCGTCCCACGGCGAAGATTCCCTCCGTCGCGCCCAGCGTCTCGCGTCCCACGGCGAAGATTCCCTCCGTCGCGCCCGCCGTGCCCTCGATGCCGTCGATTCCCGCGGTCCGGCCCCCCGGGACCGCCGAGGGGTCGCGGCCCACCGTCAGCGCGATTCCGAGCGTCGCGCCCGCGCGCGCCTCCATCCCGGGCATGTCCCCCGTGGTGCCCCCCACCGCGCCCGCCCGTCCGTCCTCGGGGGTGGGCCTCGCGCGTCCCCCGCCTCCGCCTCCCGCGGCGCTCCAGCCGCCACCCCCGCCGATGCCCGCCATCGCGCCGCTCGTGCCCGCGGTGGCCCCGGTGGCGCCTCGCGTGCCCCCCGCCGCGCCTCCGCTTGGCCCCGGGGCGCGTCCCACCCTGGAGGCACCCGCGGTTCCGCCTCCGCCGCCCACGGCGAACAAGTCCGAGCTCGATCCGGCCCAGCAGGCCTCCCTCACCGAGCGCTGCGCCCGGCTCGACCAGATGGACTACTTCGAGATCCTCATGGTGGAGCGCTCCGTGGCGCCCGGGGACATCAAGAAGGCCTTCTACCGGGAGAGCCGCGCCTACCACCCGGACCGCTTCTTCCACCTGTCCGACAAGGAGCTCAAGGAGCGCGTCAACGAGCTCTACAAGCGCGTCACCGAGGCCTACTACGTGCTGCGCGACGACGCGAAGCGCCGCCAGTACACGGCGGACATCTCCGGCCCGGAGCGCGCCCAGAAGCTGCGCTTCACCGAGTCCTCCGAGGCCGAGACGCGCGCCGCCTCCAAGCGCCAGGTGGAGGAGCAGATCGGCACCCACCCCAAGGGGCGCCAGTTCTACCAGACGGGCGCGGCGGACGCGGACGCGGGACGCTGGGCCTCGGCCGAGCGCAACCTGAAGATGGCCCTCACCTATGAGCCCGCCAACAGCCGCTACAAGGACAAGCTCGCCGAGGTGCAGAAGGTGCTCCTGGAGGAGTCGCGCAAGCAGGGCGACTCCTTCAAGATTCGCTGA
- the speA gene encoding biosynthetic arginine decarboxylase — MPSHTPQHRWTLADAQDTYGIRNWGSPYFGVNDKGHVCVHPDGPTAPSMDLKELVDEVRRRGIGLPLLLRFTDVLRHRVVHLNQAFRKAISEHNYKGVYQGVYPIKVNQHRYVAETIVETGKQFAYGLEAGSKPELLAVMALQDQEDALVICNGYKDEEYVETALRYSRLGRKVILVVEKPSELPLIAEVARKTGISPRIGMRVKLSSRGAGRWEASGGDRSKFGLSSSELMAALGFLRESGLLPCFELLHFHLGSQISNIRNVKNALREVGRFFVEVARLGAPLKYLDVGGGLGVDYDGSQTNFTSSMNYTTEEYANDVVFAVMEACDSAGVAHPILVSESGRAVVAHHAVLIVDVLGTSEFDPAQVPDKVDDKAPNVVRNLWSAFRDVTNKNLLETYHDAQEYKEESLTLFSLGHLSLEQRVMAENIFWALCHKIMRTAREAGEIPEELEALEKQLSDTYFCNFSVFQSLPDSWAIDQLFPIMPIHRLNEKPTRQAVLADITCDSDGKIDHFIDKREVKDALELHSLNNDDYYLGIFLVGAYQEILGDLHNLFGDTHAVQVSLAPNGGYLIDHVVEGDTVTEVLNYVSYNKDDLVAKLRKSTEVALRNGRLTLDESRQLLRMYEEGLSGYTYLEREVDASFVSNNGQLKLVAQETRALTPPPVGTGT, encoded by the coding sequence ATGCCTTCGCACACTCCTCAGCACCGATGGACCCTCGCCGACGCCCAGGACACCTACGGCATCCGCAACTGGGGCTCGCCCTACTTCGGCGTCAATGACAAGGGTCATGTGTGCGTCCATCCCGACGGGCCCACCGCCCCCAGCATGGACCTGAAGGAGTTGGTGGACGAGGTGCGGCGCCGGGGCATCGGCCTGCCGCTGCTGCTGCGCTTCACGGACGTGCTGCGCCACCGCGTGGTGCACCTGAACCAAGCGTTCCGCAAGGCCATCTCCGAGCACAACTACAAGGGCGTCTACCAGGGCGTCTACCCCATCAAGGTGAACCAGCACCGGTACGTGGCGGAGACCATCGTCGAGACCGGCAAGCAGTTCGCCTACGGCCTGGAGGCCGGCAGCAAGCCGGAGCTGCTCGCGGTGATGGCGCTGCAGGATCAGGAAGACGCGCTCGTCATCTGCAACGGCTACAAGGACGAGGAGTACGTGGAGACGGCGCTGCGCTACTCGCGCCTGGGCCGCAAGGTCATCCTGGTGGTGGAGAAGCCCAGCGAGCTGCCGCTCATCGCCGAGGTGGCGCGCAAGACGGGCATCTCCCCGCGCATCGGCATGCGCGTGAAGCTGTCGAGCCGCGGCGCCGGCCGCTGGGAGGCCTCGGGTGGAGACCGCTCCAAGTTCGGCCTGTCCTCCTCGGAGCTGATGGCCGCGCTGGGATTTCTGCGCGAGTCGGGGCTGCTGCCCTGTTTCGAGCTGCTGCACTTCCACCTGGGCAGCCAGATCTCCAACATCCGCAACGTGAAGAACGCGCTGCGCGAGGTGGGCCGCTTCTTCGTGGAGGTGGCGCGCCTGGGGGCGCCGCTCAAGTACCTGGACGTGGGCGGCGGCCTGGGCGTGGACTACGACGGCTCGCAGACCAACTTCACCTCCTCCATGAACTACACGACGGAGGAGTACGCCAACGACGTGGTGTTCGCGGTGATGGAGGCGTGTGACTCCGCGGGCGTGGCGCACCCCATCCTGGTGTCCGAGTCGGGCCGGGCCGTGGTGGCGCACCACGCGGTGCTGATCGTCGACGTGCTGGGCACCAGCGAGTTCGACCCGGCACAGGTTCCGGACAAGGTGGACGACAAGGCACCCAACGTGGTGCGCAACCTCTGGTCCGCCTTCCGCGACGTGACGAACAAGAACCTGCTGGAGACCTACCACGACGCCCAGGAGTACAAGGAAGAGAGCCTGACGCTCTTCTCCCTGGGACACCTGTCGCTCGAGCAGCGGGTGATGGCGGAGAACATCTTCTGGGCGCTCTGCCACAAGATCATGCGCACCGCGCGCGAGGCGGGGGAAATCCCCGAGGAACTCGAGGCGCTGGAGAAGCAGCTGTCGGACACCTACTTCTGCAACTTCTCGGTGTTCCAGTCGCTGCCGGACTCGTGGGCGATTGATCAGCTCTTCCCCATCATGCCCATCCACCGGCTCAACGAGAAGCCCACGCGCCAGGCGGTGCTGGCGGACATCACGTGCGACTCGGACGGGAAGATCGATCACTTCATCGACAAGCGCGAGGTGAAGGACGCGCTCGAGCTGCACTCGCTCAACAACGACGACTACTACCTGGGCATCTTCCTGGTGGGCGCCTACCAGGAGATCCTGGGCGACTTGCACAACCTCTTCGGTGACACGCACGCGGTGCAGGTGTCGCTGGCGCCCAACGGCGGCTACCTGATCGATCACGTGGTGGAGGGCGACACGGTGACCGAGGTGCTCAACTACGTGAGCTACAACAAGGACGACCTCGTGGCGAAGCTGCGCAAGTCCACGGAGGTGGCGCTGCGCAATGGCCGCCTGACGCTGGACGAGTCGCGCCAGCTCCTGCGCATGTACGAGGAAGGCCTGTCGGGCTACACGTACCTGGAGCGCGAGGTGGACGCTTCCTTCGTGTCCAACAATGGCCAGCTCAAGCTGGTGGCGCAGGAGACAAGAGCCCTCACGCCGCCCCCTGTCGGCACGGGTACCTGA
- the mrtX gene encoding myxosortase MrtX, producing MSAAVATPWRPTAVQEVLGLWGLGFLGIIVSFLLFGGTGIPKLVATVGFLYLPLIPMRWRGEDYRDYGLGLRTWRRDLRYFLGVSAVVLPLFFGLFALWTEVLPLLPGELARLLAPFRGVAHFTPRLPPRFGEWVVDQLFVVALPEEFFYRGYMQARLRDAWPQGRRVFGARLGPAFWLTAVLFALGHLAIFQVWRLSVFFPALLFGWMRERTGSVVGAALFHAAANLFMRFLEVSFFGG from the coding sequence ATGAGCGCCGCCGTGGCCACGCCCTGGCGGCCCACCGCCGTGCAGGAAGTGCTGGGCCTGTGGGGGCTCGGCTTCCTGGGCATCATCGTGTCCTTCCTGCTCTTCGGAGGCACCGGCATCCCCAAGCTGGTGGCCACGGTGGGCTTCCTCTACCTGCCCCTCATCCCCATGCGCTGGAGGGGCGAGGACTACCGCGACTACGGGCTCGGCCTGCGGACCTGGCGCCGGGATCTGCGCTACTTCCTGGGCGTGAGCGCGGTGGTGCTGCCCCTGTTCTTCGGCCTCTTCGCGCTGTGGACGGAGGTGCTCCCCCTGCTGCCCGGGGAGCTGGCGCGGCTGCTCGCGCCCTTCCGGGGCGTGGCGCACTTCACCCCCCGGCTGCCCCCGCGCTTCGGCGAGTGGGTGGTGGATCAGCTCTTCGTCGTGGCCCTGCCGGAGGAGTTCTTCTACCGCGGCTACATGCAGGCGCGGCTGCGCGACGCCTGGCCCCAGGGCCGGCGCGTGTTCGGCGCGCGGCTGGGGCCCGCCTTCTGGCTGACGGCGGTGCTCTTCGCGCTGGGCCACCTGGCCATCTTCCAGGTGTGGCGGCTGTCGGTCTTCTTTCCCGCCCTGCTCTTCGGGTGGATGCGCGAGCGCACGGGCAGCGTGGTGGGCGCCGCCCTGTTCCACGCCGCCGCCAACCTCTTCATGCGCTTCCTCGAGGTGTCCTTCTTCGGCGGGTGA
- a CDS encoding CvpA family protein — protein MTIDLIILGLVLLFAVVGAMTGAARQIAHMVALAVAWFVSRRLGPILGPRMAEALGGTPLLIGTLAASLLLFLVLLVAVRYVLTVLLRRLLGARDSDRQGVDGVLGFVLGGLKVGIIAYVALSALVFVEKNVVVAGKKLGLSPKDSVSFELARRYNAFELTQFAAVRDMVAVTRVMTHPEQARDLAEDPAYKALKQDPRYQRALSDKRLRAAIERGDTQEVLRSNLVMQLLQDPEFVARLGAVAHAADSDDGPPRKLKPRAQPPPRDPPADSERSPDPR, from the coding sequence GTGACGATCGATCTCATCATCCTGGGCCTGGTGCTGCTCTTCGCGGTGGTGGGCGCCATGACCGGGGCGGCCCGGCAGATCGCCCACATGGTCGCGCTCGCCGTGGCCTGGTTCGTCTCGCGCCGGCTGGGTCCCATCCTGGGGCCCCGCATGGCGGAGGCGCTCGGGGGCACGCCCCTGCTCATCGGCACGCTCGCCGCCTCGCTGCTGCTCTTCCTCGTGCTCCTGGTGGCGGTGCGCTACGTGCTCACCGTGCTGCTGCGGCGGCTGCTCGGCGCGAGGGATTCCGACCGGCAGGGCGTGGACGGAGTCCTGGGCTTCGTGCTCGGGGGACTGAAGGTGGGCATCATCGCCTACGTGGCGCTCAGCGCGCTCGTGTTCGTGGAGAAGAACGTGGTGGTGGCGGGCAAGAAGCTCGGCCTGTCCCCCAAGGACTCCGTCTCCTTCGAGCTGGCGCGGCGCTACAACGCCTTCGAGCTGACGCAGTTCGCCGCGGTGCGCGACATGGTCGCGGTGACCCGGGTGATGACCCACCCGGAGCAGGCCCGCGACCTGGCGGAGGATCCGGCCTACAAGGCGCTCAAGCAGGATCCCCGCTACCAGCGGGCCCTATCGGACAAGCGCCTGCGCGCCGCGATCGAGCGGGGAGACACCCAGGAAGTCCTGCGCAGCAACCTCGTGATGCAGCTGCTCCAGGACCCCGAGTTCGTCGCCCGGCTCGGGGCCGTGGCCCACGCCGCCGACTCGGACGACGGCCCCCCGCGCAAGCTCAAGCCCCGAGCCCAGCCCCCGCCTCGAGACCCACCAGCCGACTCCGAACGAAGTCCTGATCCACGGTGA
- a CDS encoding S1 family peptidase encodes MTHPFLPLVLVLWATASAATERPTRADLQRTLALHERSVVKVKGARGTGPGIIVGTEGQVLTAVGHVNLEGAHVEYERQVLPATVLLADASLKVAVVAAPAGNYPAVPVQVAAGSPVGQWLIGVVRGPGRKQTPMSAQARGAPAPFIDVDLILPPGSPLFDTRGRLVAVAVQRHGRGCRALPLEVVKQRLAPRVASP; translated from the coding sequence TTGACGCACCCCTTCCTGCCGCTCGTCCTCGTCCTGTGGGCCACCGCCTCCGCCGCCACGGAGCGCCCGACCCGCGCCGATCTCCAGAGAACCCTGGCGCTGCACGAGCGCTCGGTGGTGAAGGTGAAGGGAGCGCGCGGCACGGGCCCGGGCATCATCGTGGGCACCGAGGGCCAGGTGCTCACCGCCGTGGGCCATGTGAACCTGGAGGGCGCCCACGTGGAGTACGAGCGCCAGGTGTTGCCCGCCACGGTGCTGCTCGCGGATGCGTCCTTGAAGGTGGCCGTCGTGGCCGCGCCCGCGGGAAACTACCCCGCCGTGCCAGTCCAGGTGGCGGCCGGAAGTCCCGTCGGCCAGTGGCTCATCGGCGTGGTGCGGGGCCCGGGCCGCAAGCAGACGCCCATGTCGGCCCAGGCCCGAGGGGCCCCCGCTCCCTTCATCGACGTGGACCTGATCCTCCCTCCGGGCAGCCCCCTCTTCGACACGCGCGGCCGGCTGGTGGCGGTGGCCGTGCAGCGGCACGGGCGCGGCTGCCGGGCGCTGCCCCTGGAAGTGGTGAAGCAGCGGCTCGCGCCTCGTGTGGCCTCGCCATGA
- the clpX gene encoding ATP-dependent Clp protease ATP-binding subunit ClpX has protein sequence MESSARRDSPILTPREIYERLDRFVIGQEAAKRAVAIAAHNHLKRIQARRMRRTSLIKKSNILLIGPTGSGKTHIARNLAEILSVPFTTVDATEYTEAGYYGKDVEVMVADLLFKSNHSIEDTQRGIIFIDEVDKIARRSQGARNGAGSRDIGGEGVQQALLKLLEGREVFVPMNVTQSFNRGDTVSIDTRDILFICAGTFSDLQDHGHLSEARVMGFGSAETQRLRRRITTKQLVDFGMLSEFLGRLPVVVQLDLLGEPELLRVLTEPPDSIVREYGELLGLDGIELELTEDALREVVRFSVDKGLGARGLRSIIEHVMADVMFEAPESRLRRITVDQDFVRSRLVGLEAGAGLGA, from the coding sequence ATGGAGTCGTCCGCACGCAGGGACTCACCAATACTGACTCCGAGGGAGATCTACGAGCGGTTGGACCGGTTCGTCATCGGGCAGGAGGCGGCCAAGCGCGCCGTGGCCATCGCCGCCCACAACCACCTCAAGCGCATCCAGGCACGGCGGATGCGGCGCACGTCGCTCATCAAGAAGTCCAACATCCTGCTCATCGGGCCCACGGGCAGCGGCAAGACGCACATCGCCCGGAACCTGGCGGAGATTCTCTCCGTGCCGTTCACCACCGTGGACGCCACCGAGTACACGGAGGCCGGCTATTACGGCAAGGACGTGGAAGTCATGGTGGCGGACCTGCTCTTCAAGTCCAACCACTCGATCGAGGACACCCAGCGGGGCATCATCTTCATCGACGAGGTGGACAAGATCGCCCGGCGCTCGCAGGGGGCGCGCAATGGCGCGGGCAGCCGGGACATCGGGGGCGAGGGCGTGCAGCAGGCCCTGCTCAAGCTGCTGGAGGGCCGGGAGGTCTTCGTCCCCATGAATGTCACCCAGTCGTTCAACCGGGGCGACACCGTGTCCATCGACACCCGGGACATCCTGTTCATCTGCGCGGGGACGTTCTCGGACCTGCAGGACCATGGGCACCTGTCCGAGGCCCGGGTCATGGGCTTTGGTTCCGCGGAGACCCAGCGCCTGCGCCGGCGCATCACCACCAAGCAGCTGGTGGACTTCGGCATGCTCTCCGAGTTCCTGGGCCGGCTCCCGGTGGTGGTGCAGTTGGACTTGCTGGGAGAGCCGGAGCTGCTGCGCGTGCTCACCGAGCCCCCCGACTCCATCGTGAGGGAGTACGGCGAGCTGTTGGGGCTGGATGGAATCGAGCTGGAGCTGACCGAGGACGCCCTGCGCGAGGTGGTGCGCTTCTCCGTGGACAAGGGCCTGGGGGCGCGGGGCCTGCGCTCCATCATCGAGCACGTGATGGCGGACGTGATGTTCGAGGCGCCGGAGAGCCGCCTCCGCCGGATCACCGTGGATCAGGACTTCGTTCGGAGTCGGCTGGTGGGTCTCGAGGCGGGGGCTGGGCTCGGGGCTTGA
- a CDS encoding ABC transporter permease yields the protein MIRPLLAKELRDQRPFRWLALFFLGCDVLATLWTEPLGFSPYAATFMSRFKADGDLSLMTFLLAFALGNGLLVREQDDRTLEFLDALPTSRWTLFWVKLLVALGTVLVYPLGMTGWTLFEQALAHPSLDPGWHLGALGGVSILRVAQALSILALSLALAPLRRLSWTVLALLMLGQSVLEDRWPWLSVLNPLRLAVPRFEGEQWLWPMKALGLQLALASGLLALALAQFLGVGERLAASAQRRLQGPWLGGLVTLTTVGLFIALLMRWDPGTEDGGAETPEVSFPEMAPARADTRHYRFTYPSSLSKRAGPLLDQADSVFETVRAFMGVEAGEPVRADLGGSQRHTAGTAFWNTLRMQLAHLSLPEEARAVLGHETTHVLAQRIVGPEGATRLGSLRMFNEGLASYVEYRFFQPPDAKKEDRVIAAAVRARREVKLEELLEPDTLAAQRDANLVYPLGRVFFEALVARHGEGAPARVLTALGRKDAPEDLEGALAWQDAFQSAGIDLSQVFDDFFARLDGLVAHHREWLDALPRPRGAVEREDGQVGLRAILDGEVPEGWSVVCRFRTDEAADALEYEGPFPIEEPHWRDTSALSAGVLWYQLGLMSPDGLTLYEPWTRIRVE from the coding sequence ATGATCCGCCCCTTGTTGGCCAAGGAGCTGCGGGACCAACGGCCCTTCCGCTGGCTCGCGCTGTTCTTCCTCGGGTGCGACGTGCTCGCGACCCTGTGGACCGAGCCCCTGGGATTCTCGCCCTACGCGGCGACCTTCATGAGCCGCTTCAAGGCCGACGGGGATCTGTCCCTCATGACGTTCCTCCTCGCCTTCGCCCTGGGCAATGGACTGCTGGTGCGCGAACAGGATGACCGCACCCTGGAGTTCCTGGACGCCCTGCCCACCTCTCGCTGGACGCTCTTCTGGGTGAAGCTGCTCGTCGCGCTCGGCACCGTGCTGGTGTACCCGCTCGGGATGACCGGGTGGACCCTGTTCGAACAGGCGCTCGCCCACCCCTCGCTCGATCCGGGATGGCACCTGGGGGCACTGGGAGGCGTCTCCATTCTGCGCGTGGCCCAGGCGCTCTCCATCCTCGCCCTGTCCCTGGCCCTGGCGCCCTTGAGGCGGCTGAGCTGGACGGTGCTCGCCCTGCTGATGCTGGGTCAGTCGGTGCTGGAGGATCGGTGGCCCTGGCTCTCCGTGCTCAACCCCTTGCGCCTCGCGGTTCCGCGCTTCGAGGGCGAGCAGTGGCTCTGGCCCATGAAGGCCCTGGGCCTCCAGCTCGCCCTGGCCAGCGGGCTGTTGGCGCTGGCGCTGGCGCAGTTCCTCGGCGTCGGGGAACGGCTCGCCGCGTCGGCCCAGCGGCGGCTCCAGGGCCCGTGGCTGGGCGGGCTGGTCACCCTCACCACCGTGGGCCTGTTCATCGCGCTCCTGATGCGATGGGACCCGGGGACGGAGGACGGTGGAGCGGAAACGCCCGAGGTGAGTTTCCCCGAGATGGCGCCCGCGCGGGCGGACACGCGGCACTATCGGTTCACCTATCCCTCCAGCCTGAGCAAGCGCGCCGGGCCGCTGCTGGATCAAGCGGACTCCGTCTTCGAGACCGTTCGGGCCTTCATGGGCGTGGAGGCGGGAGAGCCCGTGCGGGCGGACCTGGGAGGCAGCCAGCGGCACACGGCGGGCACCGCGTTCTGGAACACGCTGCGCATGCAACTCGCCCACCTCTCCCTCCCCGAGGAGGCCCGCGCGGTGCTCGGGCATGAGACGACGCACGTGCTCGCCCAGCGCATCGTGGGTCCGGAGGGGGCGACCCGGCTGGGCTCCCTCCGGATGTTCAACGAAGGACTGGCCAGTTACGTGGAGTACCGCTTCTTCCAACCGCCCGACGCGAAGAAGGAGGATCGGGTGATCGCCGCCGCGGTGCGGGCCCGCCGGGAGGTGAAGCTCGAGGAGTTGCTGGAGCCGGACACGCTCGCCGCGCAGCGGGACGCGAACCTCGTGTACCCCCTGGGCCGCGTCTTCTTCGAGGCCCTGGTGGCGAGGCACGGCGAGGGCGCGCCCGCGCGCGTGCTCACGGCACTCGGGAGGAAGGACGCGCCGGAAGACCTGGAGGGCGCCCTGGCCTGGCAGGATGCGTTCCAGAGCGCGGGCATCGATCTGTCCCAGGTGTTCGACGACTTCTTCGCCCGGTTGGACGGCCTGGTGGCGCACCACCGCGAGTGGCTGGACGCCCTGCCCCGCCCGCGCGGCGCGGTGGAGCGGGAGGACGGACAGGTGGGCCTCCGGGCGATCCTGGACGGCGAGGTTCCCGAGGGCTGGTCCGTGGTCTGCCGATTCCGGACGGACGAGGCGGCCGATGCGCTCGAGTACGAAGGCCCGTTCCCCATCGAGGAGCCCCACTGGCGCGACACCTCGGCGCTGTCGGCCGGAGTGCTCTGGTACCAGCTCGGGCTGATGTCTCCCGATGGACTGACGCTCTACGAGCCCTGGACGCGAATCCGGGTGGAGTAG
- a CDS encoding class II glutamine amidotransferase, producing the protein MVDLEVSLMSVALAVLTSDPNLMRCELHRLEGQVSLRTGDGRCNAVGIGAYSQDDVLLERFPRDADPHLELLAPRHETEALLVHGRRLPVGLSLEENTQPFRSRRWLFAHVGSLEDFAEIRAGLLAEVPDFLKRQIRGETDSEVAFAHFLKRLWDTGHADDPRLSPRVAGQVLADTARALALASARTGAVRTSTVNLLATNGSLLVATRLGAQPLYYTRLEGTERCEVCDITPDTPDIQPGVKAHRRRHTVVVATHLQRPGGWVELAEGVTLTVDAELRMRQLTP; encoded by the coding sequence GTGGTGGACCTGGAGGTTTCCCTCATGTCCGTGGCGCTGGCCGTCCTGACGTCCGACCCGAATTTGATGCGCTGTGAGCTGCATCGGCTGGAAGGACAGGTGTCCCTGCGGACCGGGGACGGCCGGTGCAACGCCGTGGGAATTGGCGCCTACTCCCAGGATGACGTCCTGCTCGAGCGCTTCCCTCGGGACGCGGACCCACACCTGGAGTTGCTCGCACCGCGTCATGAGACGGAGGCCCTGCTCGTGCATGGGCGGCGCCTGCCCGTGGGCCTGTCGCTGGAGGAGAACACCCAGCCGTTCCGCTCGCGGCGCTGGTTGTTCGCCCACGTGGGCAGCCTGGAGGACTTCGCGGAGATTCGCGCCGGACTGCTCGCCGAGGTGCCCGACTTCCTCAAGCGGCAGATCCGCGGTGAGACGGACAGTGAAGTCGCCTTCGCCCATTTCCTCAAGCGCCTGTGGGACACGGGCCACGCGGATGATCCCCGGCTGTCCCCGCGGGTGGCGGGACAGGTGCTCGCGGACACGGCCCGGGCCCTGGCCCTCGCCTCGGCCCGGACGGGCGCCGTGCGCACCTCCACGGTGAATCTCCTGGCCACCAATGGCTCGCTGCTCGTGGCCACGCGCCTGGGCGCCCAGCCGCTGTACTACACGCGGTTGGAAGGGACCGAGCGGTGCGAGGTGTGTGACATCACCCCCGACACGCCGGACATCCAGCCCGGGGTGAAGGCCCACCGGCGCCGGCACACGGTGGTGGTGGCCACGCACCTGCAACGCCCGGGGGGCTGGGTGGAACTGGCCGAGGGCGTCACGCTCACGGTGGACGCGGAGCTGCGCATGCGGCAGCTGACGCCCTGA
- the dnaK gene encoding molecular chaperone DnaK encodes MSEEIAIGIDLGTSTSCVSVVQDGQPLVIPNEWDETTHASCVSFLEDGSVLVGNAAKRNIITNAESTVYSAKRLIGRYFFSDEVKKAQAVMPYQIVEGENNAVRIAVRGETYSLPDISALVLKEMKAIAETYLDRPVKKAVITVPAYFNDNQRQATKDAGRIAGLEVLRILNEPTAAALAYGFGRDVSQRVVVYDLGGGTFDVSILEIGKDVFEVLSTAGDTYLGGDDFDDRIMTWLADDFLKRTRLDLRQNKYCLQMLKDAAERAKIDVGSTGVADVLCEGICQDAQGKVLDLEARLTQDQFNRMVMDLVQRTFKVCDEALQSARMTAADIDAVILVGGPTRLPIIRNSVRHYFQKEPKEGINPDQVVAMGAALQANALMDSATETFLVDVTPLSLRIGTVGGYTEKIIDKNTPVPIDRSKSFTTSRDGQEKVKIRVYQGESNRADECEMLGEFEFSGFRVGYRGEVKIDVTFEINTDGMVNVSAEDPETGQKTSTTLTMSSGLSEEDIQRSIQANQQLQLAGHGEDLPAAAPRRGR; translated from the coding sequence ATGTCGGAAGAGATCGCGATCGGCATCGACCTGGGAACCTCCACCTCGTGTGTGTCCGTGGTGCAGGACGGTCAGCCGCTCGTCATCCCCAACGAGTGGGACGAGACGACACACGCATCGTGCGTGTCGTTCCTGGAGGATGGCTCGGTGCTGGTGGGCAACGCCGCCAAGCGCAACATCATCACCAACGCCGAATCGACGGTGTACTCGGCCAAGCGGCTCATCGGGCGCTACTTCTTCTCCGACGAGGTGAAGAAGGCCCAGGCGGTGATGCCGTACCAGATCGTCGAGGGCGAGAACAACGCGGTGCGTATCGCCGTGCGAGGGGAGACGTACTCCCTGCCGGACATCTCCGCGCTGGTGCTCAAGGAGATGAAGGCCATCGCGGAGACGTACCTGGATCGCCCCGTGAAGAAGGCCGTCATCACCGTGCCCGCCTACTTCAACGACAACCAGCGCCAGGCGACCAAGGACGCGGGCCGCATCGCGGGGCTGGAGGTGTTGCGCATCCTCAACGAGCCCACCGCGGCGGCGCTCGCGTACGGCTTCGGCCGGGACGTGAGCCAGCGCGTGGTGGTGTACGACCTGGGCGGTGGCACCTTCGACGTCTCCATCCTGGAGATCGGCAAGGACGTCTTCGAGGTGCTGTCCACCGCGGGTGACACGTACCTGGGCGGCGACGACTTCGACGATCGCATCATGACGTGGCTGGCGGACGACTTCCTCAAGCGCACGCGCCTGGACCTGCGGCAGAACAAGTACTGCCTGCAGATGCTCAAGGACGCGGCCGAGCGGGCGAAGATCGACGTGGGCAGCACCGGCGTGGCGGACGTGCTGTGCGAGGGCATCTGCCAGGACGCCCAGGGCAAGGTGCTGGACCTGGAGGCGCGGCTGACCCAGGACCAGTTCAACCGGATGGTGATGGACCTGGTGCAGCGCACCTTCAAGGTGTGCGACGAGGCCCTGCAGTCCGCGCGCATGACGGCGGCGGACATCGACGCGGTCATCCTGGTGGGCGGCCCCACGCGCCTGCCCATCATCCGCAACTCCGTGCGCCACTACTTCCAGAAGGAGCCCAAGGAGGGCATCAACCCGGATCAGGTGGTGGCCATGGGCGCGGCGCTCCAGGCCAACGCCCTCATGGACTCGGCCACCGAGACCTTCCTCGTCGACGTGACGCCCCTGTCGCTGCGCATCGGCACCGTGGGCGGCTACACCGAGAAGATCATCGACAAGAACACCCCGGTGCCCATCGATCGCTCGAAGAGCTTCACCACCAGCCGGGACGGGCAGGAGAAGGTGAAGATCCGCGTCTACCAGGGCGAGAGCAACCGCGCGGACGAGTGCGAGATGCTCGGCGAGTTCGAGTTCTCGGGCTTCCGCGTGGGCTACCGGGGCGAGGTGAAGATCGACGTGACGTTCGAGATCAACACCGACGGCATGGTGAACGTCTCGGCGGAAGATCCCGAGACGGGACAGAAGACGTCCACCACGCTCACCATGTCCTCGGGCCTGTCGGAGGAGGACATCCAGCGCTCCATCCAGGCCAACCAGCAGCTCCAACTCGCGGGCCATGGGGAAGACCTGCCCGCGGCCGCCCCGCGCCGGGGCAGATAA